The following proteins are encoded in a genomic region of Saccharopolyspora antimicrobica:
- the acs gene encoding acetate--CoA ligase yields the protein MSQPDGQNNELSNLLNESRTFPPSAEFAAQANATADLYAHADADRDAFWAEQAEKLHWETKWDQVLDWSGAPFAKWFVGGKLNVAYNCVDRHVEAGNGDRVAIHWEGEPGDSRTITYAELQREVSRTANALAALGIGAGDRVAIYLPMLPEAVFAMLACARLGAMHSVVFGGFSSEALRTRINDAEAKVVITADGQYRRGKAMPLKANVDAAVAETPSIEHVVVVKRTGGEVAWDDARDKWWDDVLEGQPETHTPEAFDAEQPLFILYTSGTTGRPKGILHTSGGYLTQAAYTHSNVFDLKPESDVYWCTADIGWVTGHTYIVYGPLANGATQVIYEGTPNSPHEGRHWEVVQKYGVTIYYTAPTTIRTFMKWGADIPAKYDLSSLRLLGSVGEPINPEAWIWYRKNIGGDRTPIVDTWWQTETGAIMISPLPGATSTKPGSAQRPLPGISAKVVNEAGEEVPNGGGGLLVLDKPWPSMLRGIWGDDARYRETYWSKFADLGYYFAGDGAKYDDDGDIWLLGRVDDVMNVSGHRISTTEVESALVSHPNVAEAAVVGASDPTTGQGIVAFVILRGGVDDAASGEAALKELREHVSSEIGPIAKPRQIMIVPELPKTRSGKIMRRLLRDVAENREVGDVTTLADSSVMDLISKGLKTGSDD from the coding sequence ATGAGCCAGCCCGACGGGCAGAACAACGAGCTCAGCAACCTGCTGAACGAGAGCAGGACGTTCCCGCCCTCGGCGGAGTTCGCGGCGCAGGCGAACGCCACCGCGGATCTCTACGCCCACGCGGATGCCGATCGGGACGCGTTCTGGGCCGAGCAGGCGGAGAAGCTGCACTGGGAGACCAAGTGGGACCAGGTCCTGGACTGGTCCGGCGCGCCGTTCGCGAAGTGGTTCGTGGGCGGCAAGCTCAACGTGGCCTACAACTGCGTGGACCGGCACGTCGAGGCCGGCAACGGCGACCGGGTGGCCATCCACTGGGAGGGCGAGCCCGGCGACTCCCGCACGATCACCTACGCCGAGCTGCAGCGCGAGGTCTCGCGCACCGCCAACGCGCTGGCCGCGCTGGGCATCGGTGCCGGTGACCGGGTGGCGATCTACCTGCCGATGCTGCCCGAAGCGGTGTTCGCGATGCTGGCCTGCGCCCGCCTCGGCGCGATGCACAGCGTGGTATTCGGCGGGTTCTCCTCGGAGGCGCTGCGCACCCGCATCAACGACGCCGAGGCGAAGGTGGTGATCACCGCCGACGGCCAGTACCGGCGCGGCAAGGCGATGCCGCTGAAGGCCAACGTGGACGCCGCCGTCGCGGAGACGCCGAGCATCGAGCACGTCGTGGTGGTCAAGCGCACCGGCGGCGAGGTCGCCTGGGACGACGCGCGGGACAAGTGGTGGGACGACGTGCTGGAGGGCCAGCCCGAGACCCACACCCCGGAGGCCTTCGACGCCGAGCAGCCGCTGTTCATCCTCTACACCTCGGGGACCACCGGCCGCCCGAAGGGCATCCTGCACACCTCCGGCGGTTACCTGACCCAGGCCGCCTACACGCACAGCAACGTCTTCGACCTCAAGCCGGAGTCGGACGTCTACTGGTGCACCGCCGACATCGGCTGGGTCACCGGGCACACCTACATCGTCTACGGGCCGCTGGCCAACGGCGCCACGCAGGTGATCTACGAGGGCACCCCGAACTCGCCGCACGAGGGCAGGCACTGGGAGGTCGTGCAGAAGTACGGCGTCACGATCTACTACACCGCGCCGACCACCATCCGGACGTTCATGAAGTGGGGCGCCGACATCCCCGCCAAGTACGACCTGTCCAGCCTCCGGCTGCTGGGCAGCGTGGGCGAGCCGATCAACCCCGAGGCCTGGATCTGGTACCGCAAGAACATCGGCGGCGACCGCACGCCGATCGTGGACACCTGGTGGCAGACCGAGACCGGCGCGATCATGATCTCGCCGCTGCCCGGCGCGACCTCCACCAAGCCCGGTTCCGCGCAGCGCCCGCTGCCGGGGATCTCGGCGAAGGTGGTCAACGAGGCCGGCGAGGAGGTGCCCAACGGCGGCGGCGGGCTGCTGGTGCTGGACAAGCCGTGGCCGTCGATGCTGCGCGGCATCTGGGGCGACGACGCCCGCTACCGGGAGACCTACTGGTCGAAGTTCGCCGACCTCGGCTACTACTTCGCCGGTGACGGCGCCAAGTACGACGACGACGGCGACATCTGGCTGCTGGGCCGGGTCGACGACGTCATGAACGTCTCCGGGCACCGGATCTCCACCACCGAGGTCGAGTCCGCGCTGGTCTCGCACCCGAACGTCGCCGAGGCCGCGGTCGTCGGCGCGTCCGACCCGACCACCGGCCAGGGCATCGTGGCGTTCGTGATCCTGCGCGGCGGTGTCGACGACGCGGCCTCCGGCGAGGCGGCGCTGAAGGAGCTGCGCGAGCACGTCTCCAGCGAGATCGGGCCGATCGCCAAGCCGCGCCAGATCATGATCGTGCCGGAGCTGCCCAAGACCCGCTCGGGCAAGATCATGCGTCGGCTGCTGCGCGACGTCGCGGAGAACCGCGAGGTCGGCGACGTCACCACGCTGGCCGACTCCAGCGTCATGGACCTCATCTCGAAGGGCCTGAAGACCGGCAGCGACGACTGA
- a CDS encoding nucleoside hydrolase codes for MAKKILIDCDPGIDDALALGLAHGSPELDVVGVTTVGGNVELEHTTDNALRLRDFYGMDAPVARGAGRPLVREPRTAGEVHGNSGLGGAVLPEPKSELSGQHAVDFIIDTLAASPGEISLTAVGPLTNIALALRKEPRITEWVKEFVIMGGSFTRGNTNPAAEFNIVADPEAAAVAFGAPWRTVMIGLDLTHQARASAEVRAGFADLGRLEAELLTPCLDFYGSHISYQEKGPAIHDACAVAYVIDPGLFESVPARVDVETQGRFTSGMTVTDFAAPADIHNAIVPTALNTEGFWNLVTDAYRNVAASLPA; via the coding sequence GTGGCGAAGAAGATCCTGATCGACTGCGATCCGGGCATCGACGATGCGCTGGCGCTGGGGCTGGCGCACGGCAGCCCGGAGCTGGACGTCGTCGGCGTGACCACCGTCGGCGGCAACGTCGAGCTGGAGCACACCACCGACAACGCCCTGCGGTTGCGGGACTTCTACGGCATGGACGCGCCGGTGGCGCGCGGTGCCGGGCGGCCGCTGGTGCGCGAGCCGCGGACGGCCGGGGAGGTGCACGGCAACTCCGGGCTCGGCGGTGCGGTGCTGCCGGAGCCGAAGTCCGAGCTCAGCGGGCAGCACGCGGTCGACTTCATCATCGACACCCTGGCTGCCTCGCCCGGTGAGATCAGCCTGACCGCCGTCGGGCCGCTGACCAACATCGCGCTGGCCCTGCGCAAGGAACCGCGGATCACTGAGTGGGTGAAGGAATTCGTCATCATGGGTGGTTCTTTCACCCGTGGGAACACGAATCCGGCCGCCGAGTTCAACATCGTCGCCGACCCGGAAGCCGCCGCGGTGGCCTTCGGGGCGCCGTGGCGCACGGTCATGATCGGCCTCGACCTCACCCACCAGGCGCGCGCGAGCGCCGAGGTGCGCGCCGGGTTCGCCGACCTCGGCAGGCTGGAGGCGGAACTGCTCACGCCGTGCCTGGACTTCTACGGCAGCCACATCAGCTACCAGGAGAAGGGCCCGGCGATCCACGACGCGTGCGCGGTGGCGTACGTGATCGACCCCGGCCTGTTCGAGTCGGTCCCGGCCCGCGTCGACGTCGAGACGCAGGGCCGGTTCACCTCCGGCATGACGGTCACCGACTTCGCCGCCCCGGCCGACATCCACAACGCGATCGTCCCGACCGCGCTGAACACCGAGGGCTTCTGGAACCTGGTCACCGACGCCTACCGCAACGTCGCCGCCAGCCTCCCGGCCTGA
- a CDS encoding oxidoreductase has translation MNDKPSLAPLVELEGVADAVAAARAAIDEVHRHPANRRGWPTTAAEASVRAARASAAIAGGAAEIPESGEVTDPLLAGSLRIAEGMGGLLPTWQRAPRQALARMHVLAAADLVDDPDLLGRPQADPEIAERLDLLAEIITDPKAQGPGPVLSAVVHGELLALQPFGLVDGVIARAAARLSVIGSGLDPKGLVVPEVAYFRRQEEYAELALGFATGDPDQVAAWIVHCCKALEAGAREAKSIADAVQEG, from the coding sequence GTGAACGACAAGCCATCGCTGGCACCGCTGGTCGAGCTGGAGGGTGTGGCCGACGCCGTGGCCGCCGCCCGCGCGGCCATCGACGAGGTCCACCGGCACCCGGCCAACCGCCGCGGCTGGCCGACCACCGCGGCGGAGGCATCGGTGCGCGCTGCGCGCGCGTCCGCGGCGATCGCGGGCGGCGCGGCGGAGATCCCGGAGTCCGGGGAGGTCACCGACCCGCTGCTGGCCGGTTCGCTGCGGATCGCGGAGGGGATGGGCGGCCTGCTGCCGACCTGGCAGCGCGCGCCGCGGCAGGCGCTGGCGCGGATGCACGTGCTCGCCGCCGCGGACCTGGTCGACGACCCGGACCTGCTCGGCCGCCCGCAGGCGGACCCGGAGATCGCCGAGCGGCTGGACCTGCTCGCCGAGATCATCACCGACCCGAAGGCGCAGGGCCCGGGGCCGGTGCTGTCCGCCGTCGTGCACGGCGAACTGCTCGCGCTGCAGCCCTTCGGCCTGGTCGACGGCGTGATCGCGCGCGCGGCCGCGCGGCTGAGCGTGATCGGCAGCGGTCTGGACCCGAAGGGCCTGGTCGTGCCGGAGGTGGCGTACTTCCGGCGGCAGGAGGAGTACGCGGAGCTGGCGCTGGGCTTCGCGACCGGCGACCCGGACCAGGTCGCGGCGTGGATCGTGCACTGCTGCAAGGCGCTCGAAGCGGGCGCCCGCGAGGCGAAGTCCATCGCCGACGCGGTCCAGGAAGGCTGA